The following coding sequences lie in one Apium graveolens cultivar Ventura chromosome 1, ASM990537v1, whole genome shotgun sequence genomic window:
- the LOC141674030 gene encoding protein NRT1/ PTR FAMILY 3.1-like: MDKNSSNVVQRKKGGLRTMPFIFANETSEKLAVVGFGTNMISYLTLQLHMPITKAANTLTNFNGTASLTPLIGAFIADSYAGRFWTITIASIIYLIGMTNLTVSAILPKLRPPPCKGEQVCQEADSGQLLILYVSLLLTAIGAGGIRPCVVAFGADQFDETDPKQKTSTWKFFNWYYFFMGSSMLLAVTVVVYIQDNVGWGWGLGTPTGAMALSIIAFLIGYPLYRNMDPAGSPFTRLIQVCVAAFKKRNLPMVSDPKLLYENDELDAPISLAGRLLHTKHMKFLDKAAIVTATDNINSSSKLNLWRLSTVHRVEELKTVIRMGPIWGSGILLITAYAQQGTFSLQQAKTMDRHITNSFQIPAGSMSVFTLTSMLLTIILYDRILIPLISRYTGVERGISFLTRMGIGFVISIVATLVAGFVEIKRKQAATDSGLIDKPHSIIPIHVYWLVPQYCLHGIAEAFMSIGHLEFFYDQAPESMRSTATALFWTSISAGNYTSTFLVYLVHKFSAGPGGSNWLPDRNLNKGKLEYFYWLITLLQVVNFVYYLVCAKFYTFKPVEVHNIKSDHETKDGGIELGSHV; encoded by the exons ATGGACAAGAATAGTAGTAATGTCGTCCAGCGGAAGAAGGGCGGACTAAGAACCATGCCCTTCATCTTCG CTAATGAAACATCGGAGAAGTTAGCTGTTGTTGGATTCGGGACTAACATGATCAGCTACTTAACTCTGCAACTTCACATGCCTATCACAAAAGCAGCCAATACTCTCACTAATTTTAATGGCACTGCAAGCTTGACACCATTAATTGGAGCTTTCATAGCTGATTCATATGCTGGACGCTTCTGGACTATAACAATTGCTTCCATCATTTATCTTATT GGGATGACAAACTTAACAGTATCAGCAATACTACCAAAGTTGAGGCCTCCACCATGTAAAGGTGAACAAGTGTGCCAAGAAGCTGATTCGGGTCAACTTCTAATCCTCTATGTCTCACTTCTGTTAACTGCAATTGGAGCGGGTGGGATCCGGCCTTGTGTAGTAGCATTTGGAGCTGATCAGTTTGATGAAACAGACCCGAAACAAAAGACGTCCACGTGGAAATTCTTCAACTGGTATTATTTTTTCATGGGTTCTTCTATGCTTCTAGCAGTGACAGTGGTTGTGTACATACAAGACAATGTTGGTTGGGGATGGGGACTTGGCACGCCAACTGGCGCTATGGCTCTTTCAATTATTGCATTTCTTATTGGATACCCGCTTTATCGGAACATGGATCCTGCAGGGAGTCCGTTTACGCGGTTGATACAAGTATGTGTGGctgcatttaagaaaagaaatctACCAATGGTTTCTGATCCTAAGTTATTGTATGAGAATGATGAACTTGATGCTCCTATTTCTTTGGCAGGAAGGCTTTTGCACACTAAACATATGAA GTTTTTGGACAAAGCAGCTATTGTAACAGCAACAGATAACATAAATTCGTCATCAAAACTAAACCTTTGGAGGCTAAGCACGGTGCATAGAGTTGAAGAGCTGAAAACAGTGATCCGAATGGGACCGATTTGGGGCTCTGGAATTCTACTTATCACAGCCTACGCTCAACAAGGCACCTTTTCTCTTCAACAAGCCAAAACCATGGATAGACACATTACAAATTCCTTCCAAATCCCAGCTGGCTCGATGTCAGTCTTCACTTTAACCTCCATGCTACTCACAATAATCCTCTATGATCGCATACTCATCCCATTGATTAGTCGTTACACTGGTGTAGAACGTGGCATTTCCTTCCTCACACGCATGGGAATTGGCTTTGTCATTTCAATAGTAGCTACTTTAGTTGCTGGTTTTGTGGAAATCAAGCGAAAACAAGCTGCCACAGACTCCGGCCTCATAGACAAGCCTCATTCCATAATTCCGATACATGTATATTGGCTTGTGCCACAGTATTGCCTTCACGGAATAGCTGAAGCGTTTATGTCAATTGGACACCTCGAGTTTTTCTATGATCAAGCACCGGAAAGCATGAGGAGTACTGCAACTGCATTGTTTTGGACTTCTATTTCAGCTGGGAATTATACGAGTACATTCTTGGTTTATTTGGTGCACAAGTTTAGTGCAGGGCCTGGTGGATCAAACTGGCTTCCGGATAGAAATCTGAACAAGGGAAAGTTGGAGTACTTTTACTGGTTGATCACGTTGTTGCAAGTTGTTAACTTTGTTTATTACCTTGTGTGTGCAAAATTCTACACTTTCAAGCCAGTTGAGGTCCATAACATAAAGTCTGATCATGAAACTAAAGACGGAGGTATCGAGTTAGGGAGCCATGTTTAG
- the LOC141713807 gene encoding uncharacterized protein LOC141713807, whose product MEGLSCMKRARQDSDESVSSQDVKRLKEDLFDMQDESYTSHDLESFIQSFQNEILGLSPVPEKANSGESQPELGFLLEASDDELGLPPSTSSEEKVETELVRVTSDSSELSESWGDVSGYDSFDLVYGEGLCDYGCNDSGEFVTVDGLFDYSDMVFGSCDILLQPDKALPAL is encoded by the coding sequence ATGGAAGGACTGAGTTGCATGAAGCGAGCCAGACAAGACTCGGACGAGTCAGTCTCTTCTCAAGACGTTAAACGACTCAAAGAGGACCTTTTCGACATGCAAGACGAGTCATATACGAGTCATGATCTCGAATCGTTCATACAAAGCTTTCAAAATGAAATATTGGGTTTGTCTCCGGTACCGGAAAAAGCGAATTCCGGCGAGTCACAGCCGGAACTCGGGTTTCTTCTAGAAGCTTCGGATGATGAACTGGGTTTACCACCCTCTACATCCTCGGAGGAAAAAGTGGAGACTGAGTTGGTCCGAGTTACGTCTGACTCGTCAGAACTCAGTGAGTCATGGGGTGACGTGTCGGGTTATGACTCGTTTGATTTAGTTTATGGAGAAGGTTTGTGTGATTATGGTTGTAATGATAGTGGGGAGTTTGTGACCGTTGATGGGTTGTTTGATTATTCGGATATGGTTTTCGGGTCATGTGATATTTTATTGCAACCTGATAAAGCTTTACCTGCTTTGTAA